One Bermanella sp. WJH001 genomic region harbors:
- the argS gene encoding arginine--tRNA ligase, producing MKQELVSLIEQTLEALKAAGKLPADASPKVMIENTKDKAHGDYASNIAMASAKLAGMKPRDWAQEIINALPVSPILNKAEIAGPGFINFFVTEAASFSIVDTIFNQAEKFGHNDSGKGQKVQVEFVSANPTGPLHVGHGRGAAVGDCISRLLIANGWDTTREFYYNDAGAQIDNLALSVQARCKGFGPGDDSWPENGYQGHYIIELAESFMKGDTVESADQSFTGTKDADDLDGIRHFAVAYLRREQDLDLKAFEVDFDVYFLESSLYSEGKVEEAVQTLIKNGYTYEDGGALWLKTTEFGDDKDRVMRKTDGGYTYFVPDVAYHLAKWQRGFTRVVNEQGADHHSTITRVRAGLQALKMDIPEGWPDYVLHQMVTVMKGGEEVKISKRAGSYVTLRDLIDQVGLDATRYFLAARAPSSQLTFDIDLALSQSNDNPVYYIQYAHARICSILRKLGSDNLVWDQANGLAKLERLTEDQEKLLANKLARFPEIVKAAGTASAPHMIANYLHELASEFHGYYNAHKTIVDDADLRDARITLTQAVRQVIVNGLDLLGISAPQEM from the coding sequence ATGAAACAAGAGCTAGTCAGTTTAATTGAGCAAACCCTTGAAGCCTTAAAAGCGGCTGGTAAGTTGCCGGCCGATGCCTCACCTAAGGTGATGATCGAAAACACCAAAGACAAAGCCCACGGTGATTATGCCTCTAACATTGCCATGGCCAGCGCTAAACTAGCCGGCATGAAACCACGTGACTGGGCGCAAGAGATCATTAATGCTCTGCCTGTTAGCCCAATCTTAAACAAAGCTGAGATTGCCGGCCCAGGCTTCATTAACTTCTTTGTGACCGAAGCGGCTAGTTTTTCGATCGTAGACACCATCTTCAACCAAGCTGAAAAGTTTGGTCATAACGATTCAGGTAAAGGCCAAAAAGTACAAGTTGAGTTTGTATCTGCCAACCCAACGGGCCCTCTGCACGTGGGTCACGGTCGTGGCGCGGCGGTAGGTGATTGTATTAGCCGTTTATTAATTGCCAATGGCTGGGACACCACCCGTGAGTTTTATTACAACGATGCCGGTGCTCAAATTGATAACCTTGCCCTATCTGTCCAAGCACGTTGTAAAGGCTTTGGCCCAGGTGATGACAGCTGGCCAGAAAACGGCTACCAAGGTCACTACATTATTGAGCTAGCTGAAAGCTTTATGAAAGGCGACACGGTTGAGTCTGCCGATCAAAGTTTTACCGGCACCAAAGACGCCGACGACCTAGACGGCATCCGTCACTTTGCAGTGGCTTACTTACGTCGCGAACAAGATTTAGACCTTAAAGCCTTCGAAGTGGACTTTGATGTGTACTTCTTAGAAAGCTCGCTATACAGCGAAGGCAAGGTAGAAGAGGCAGTACAAACTTTAATTAAAAACGGTTACACCTACGAAGACGGCGGCGCCCTTTGGTTAAAAACCACTGAATTCGGCGACGACAAAGACCGTGTGATGCGTAAAACCGACGGCGGCTACACCTATTTTGTACCGGACGTAGCCTATCACCTAGCCAAATGGCAGCGTGGTTTCACGCGTGTTGTGAACGAACAAGGTGCCGACCATCACTCCACTATCACCCGCGTTCGCGCTGGGCTACAAGCGTTAAAAATGGACATCCCTGAAGGCTGGCCTGATTATGTACTTCACCAAATGGTCACGGTGATGAAAGGTGGCGAAGAAGTGAAAATTTCTAAGCGTGCTGGCAGCTACGTGACACTACGTGATTTGATTGACCAAGTGGGCTTAGACGCCACCCGTTATTTCTTAGCGGCCCGTGCCCCAAGCTCACAGTTAACGTTTGATATTGATTTGGCCTTAAGCCAGTCAAACGACAACCCTGTGTATTACATTCAATATGCCCATGCGCGTATTTGCAGCATCTTACGCAAACTTGGCTCTGACAACCTTGTATGGGATCAAGCCAACGGCCTTGCAAAATTAGAGCGTCTAACAGAAGACCAAGAGAAGTTACTCGCAAACAAATTGGCACGCTTCCCTGAAATTGTGAAAGCGGCCGGCACCGCCAGTGCGCCTCATATGATTGCCAACTATCTGCACGAACTAGCCAGTGAGTTTCATGGTTATTACAACGCCCACAAAACAATTGTGGACGATGCAGATTTACGTGACGCCCGCATCACACTTACTCAGGCGGTTCGCCAAGTGATTGTGAATGGCTTAGATCTATTGGGCATCAGTGCTCCGCAGGAGATGTAA
- a CDS encoding metalloregulator ArsR/SmtB family transcription factor encodes MTPLSLFKCLGDETRLLIMVLIQNQGELCVGELVDVLALSQPKVSRHLASLRECKLLDVRKSGQWVFYRVHDELPSWANEIVCQTVSASDETLAALVQRLQLVDEPNRKTACC; translated from the coding sequence ATGACCCCGCTTTCTTTGTTTAAATGCCTTGGGGATGAAACCCGTTTGTTAATTATGGTGCTCATCCAAAATCAAGGGGAATTATGTGTGGGGGAGCTGGTGGATGTGTTGGCCCTTAGTCAGCCAAAAGTGAGCCGTCACCTTGCTAGTTTGCGCGAATGTAAATTGCTAGATGTGCGTAAATCGGGTCAGTGGGTGTTTTATCGGGTGCATGATGAGCTCCCCAGTTGGGCTAACGAAATCGTATGCCAAACGGTTTCCGCCAGTGATGAAACGCTAGCCGCTCTGGTACAACGCTTACAGTTGGTTGATGAACCTAATCGTAAGACGGCGTGCTGCTAG
- a CDS encoding arsenate reductase ArsC yields MKILFVCSKNHCSSILSEAIANYADDPRLQAASVASHTCGDVHPLSLQYLAETGIPINGLKSQSWEALKNFDPDVVVTVGDPVANESYPDWLANSVKLHWGLADPSSKQGSKMQIKAALLFCLNEIICRTHQILELDLDNLSRDALKSELMKLGAQG; encoded by the coding sequence ATGAAAATTTTATTTGTATGCTCAAAAAATCATTGCTCAAGTATTTTGTCAGAGGCCATCGCCAATTACGCCGATGATCCAAGATTACAAGCAGCCAGTGTGGCAAGTCACACATGTGGTGATGTTCATCCGTTATCACTGCAATACTTAGCAGAAACAGGTATTCCAATTAATGGTTTAAAAAGCCAAAGTTGGGAAGCGCTTAAAAATTTTGACCCAGATGTGGTGGTCACAGTAGGCGACCCGGTAGCAAATGAAAGTTATCCGGATTGGCTTGCTAACAGCGTTAAGTTGCATTGGGGTTTGGCCGACCCGTCTAGTAAACAAGGCTCAAAGATGCAAATTAAGGCGGCGTTATTATTTTGTTTGAACGAGATTATTTGCCGCACCCATCAGATTTTAGAATTAGATTTAGACAACTTATCCCGTGATGCCCTTAAAAGTGAATTAATGAAGCTGGGGGCACAAGGGTAA
- a CDS encoding arsenate reductase ArsC, translating into MKILFICTHNRCRSILSEAIANDAKDPRLQAASAGSQPVGEVHPLSIKYLQEQGISTDGLESQSWDELEDFNADVVVTVCDSAAGEACPVWFGKSIKLHWGLEDPSKVQGSDEQIKAAFLTCMNEIKYRITKILQLDLDNLSGDALKAELVKLGAKG; encoded by the coding sequence ATGAAAATATTATTTATTTGTACCCATAATCGCTGTCGCAGTATTTTATCCGAAGCCATTGCAAACGATGCCAAGGATCCTCGCTTACAAGCGGCAAGTGCCGGCAGTCAGCCAGTGGGTGAGGTGCACCCTCTTTCAATTAAATATTTACAAGAACAAGGCATATCAACCGATGGTTTAGAAAGCCAAAGCTGGGATGAGCTAGAAGATTTCAACGCTGATGTGGTGGTGACTGTTTGTGACAGCGCAGCCGGTGAAGCTTGCCCTGTGTGGTTTGGTAAAAGCATTAAATTACATTGGGGCCTAGAAGACCCGTCAAAAGTGCAGGGCAGTGATGAGCAAATCAAAGCGGCCTTTCTTACCTGTATGAATGAAATCAAATATCGCATTACAAAAATTCTACAACTTGATTTAGATAACCTAAGCGGTGACGCCTTAAAAGCAGAGCTAGTTAAGCTAGGTGCGAAGGGTTAG
- the arsB gene encoding ACR3 family arsenite efflux transporter has translation MGIFERFLSVWVGLGIVAGVILGSIMPGVFEVIASWEYAHVNILIAVLIWLMVYPMMVQVDFSSIKDVGKKPKGLILTLVINWLIKPFTMAALGWLFFKVFFADMVDAQTANEYIAGMILLGVAPCTAMVFVWSQLTKGDPNYTLVQVSVNDVIMVFAFAPITAFLLGMTDITVPWETLILSVVLYVLLPLVAGAITRKKLDKRDDHTKLNHFLATVKPWSIVGLISTVVLLFGFQAQTILDKPEAIVMIAIPLIIQTYGIFFIAYALAKYLKLSHNIAAPACMIGTSNFFELAVAVAISLFGLHSGAALATVVGVLVEVPVMLSLVWFANRTRHWF, from the coding sequence ATGGGTATTTTTGAGCGTTTTCTATCGGTTTGGGTTGGCCTTGGTATTGTGGCTGGCGTAATTTTGGGCAGCATCATGCCTGGTGTATTTGAAGTGATTGCATCGTGGGAATACGCCCACGTCAATATTTTAATCGCCGTTTTAATTTGGTTGATGGTTTACCCAATGATGGTGCAAGTGGATTTTTCATCCATTAAAGATGTGGGTAAAAAACCAAAAGGTTTAATTTTAACACTGGTGATTAACTGGTTAATTAAACCCTTTACTATGGCTGCATTGGGTTGGTTATTCTTTAAAGTATTTTTTGCCGACATGGTGGATGCACAAACCGCCAACGAATACATCGCCGGTATGATTTTATTAGGTGTGGCCCCGTGTACCGCCATGGTATTTGTTTGGTCTCAGTTAACAAAAGGCGACCCTAACTACACGTTAGTTCAGGTGAGTGTAAACGATGTGATCATGGTGTTTGCGTTTGCGCCGATCACCGCATTTTTATTAGGCATGACCGACATCACCGTGCCTTGGGAAACCTTAATATTATCGGTTGTTTTGTATGTATTGTTGCCATTAGTGGCCGGCGCCATTACTCGCAAAAAATTAGACAAACGTGATGATCATACAAAACTGAATCACTTTTTAGCCACTGTGAAACCGTGGTCAATTGTGGGTTTAATTTCAACCGTGGTGTTGCTGTTTGGTTTTCAAGCGCAAACCATTTTAGATAAACCAGAAGCCATTGTAATGATTGCCATACCGTTGATCATTCAAACCTATGGTATTTTCTTTATTGCTTATGCGTTGGCCAAATATTTAAAACTATCCCACAACATTGCCGCCCCTGCGTGCATGATTGGCACCAGTAACTTTTTTGAGCTGGCGGTTGCGGTGGCCATTAGTTTGTTTGGTTTACACTCAGGTGCGGCTCTTGCCACAGTGGTTGGGGTATTGGTTGAAGTGCCGGTGATGTTGAGTCTGGTTTGGTTTGCCAACCGCACTCGCCATTGGTTCTAG
- a CDS encoding DUF6172 family protein codes for MKKTFTLVHPKKKPARVVDAIKSEVKKYIKRERNKQLPKDSNYWAFDCKFGLTEQDAQAVHQNTISKKIDGAVAAGHDSFYIEIIARADFRARKIED; via the coding sequence ATGAAAAAGACCTTTACCCTAGTCCACCCTAAAAAGAAGCCTGCCCGCGTGGTAGACGCCATCAAATCTGAGGTGAAAAAGTACATCAAGCGTGAACGTAACAAGCAATTACCAAAAGACAGTAATTATTGGGCGTTTGATTGTAAGTTTGGTTTGACCGAGCAAGATGCACAGGCGGTTCACCAAAACACCATCAGCAAAAAAATTGATGGTGCGGTGGCGGCTGGCCATGACTCATTTTATATTGAGATCATTGCCCGTGCGGATTTTCGTGCGCGTAAAATTGAAGATTAA
- a CDS encoding SDR family oxidoreductase: protein MYQNPLCMDNKIVVITGASRGIGKAIALGLRDAGAYVIGTGRKPESVEWMHEEHGIEGHAIDVRDREAMNNLFNGIVRKRKKVHCLINNAGIADHTMASWLDDERMTEVMDINLISVMRCCQAYHKTHRKLGGNIVNMSSIMGVVGGDVSSIYSASKAAVSMLTKSLAIEWAPYNFRVNALCPGLIDTDMLTDLKNNKTIFENEINKIPMKRMAKPEELVGAAIFLASDASSFMTGQNLVIDGGVTAG, encoded by the coding sequence GTGTATCAGAACCCTCTTTGTATGGATAACAAAATTGTGGTGATTACCGGTGCCAGTCGTGGCATTGGTAAAGCCATAGCATTGGGCCTACGTGATGCAGGAGCCTATGTCATTGGCACCGGCAGAAAACCTGAGTCGGTTGAATGGATGCACGAAGAGCATGGCATTGAAGGTCACGCCATTGATGTGCGCGATCGTGAGGCCATGAATAATTTATTTAATGGTATTGTGCGCAAACGTAAAAAAGTCCACTGCTTAATTAACAATGCGGGCATTGCCGATCACACCATGGCATCTTGGTTAGATGACGAGCGCATGACAGAAGTGATGGACATTAATTTAATTTCGGTCATGCGCTGCTGTCAGGCATATCACAAAACCCACCGTAAACTTGGTGGCAACATTGTGAATATGTCTTCGATTATGGGCGTGGTGGGTGGCGATGTATCATCTATTTATTCTGCCAGTAAAGCGGCTGTTTCTATGTTGACTAAATCATTGGCCATTGAATGGGCGCCTTATAATTTCAGAGTGAATGCCCTTTGCCCAGGTCTCATTGATACCGACATGCTGACGGATCTAAAAAACAACAAAACCATTTTTGAAAATGAGATCAACAAGATCCCCATGAAACGCATGGCTAAACCAGAAGAGTTAGTTGGTGCTGCGATCTTTCTTGCCAGCGATGCCTCAAGCTTTATGACGGGGCAAAATCTTGTAATTGACGGCGGTGTAACCGCAGGTTGA
- a CDS encoding primosomal protein N' translates to MTAPFYLSVAIPAPLNRSFDYLPESGCDMSQYQTGLRVNVPFGPRTLVGVIVDIRSQPQSEGHKLKPIQNRIDHKPLLSKDIYQLALWLNQYYHQPIGECLHTVLPVLLRKGQAATPSCEAVYRLASSLTTESLDALKRAPRQLALVEHLQQHGETWHKDLTAAGFTSAIINGLKDKGLITEHQKPSFDAINGQAIQTHLTLNDEQQSAVTAISNQHSFQPYLLDGVTGSGKTEVYLQSIAPHIKAGRQVLILVPEIGLTPQMIQRFAQRFDADILLLHSALNDRERLDAWIMAASHTKSDRAQIIIGTRSAVFTPAPNLAMVIIDEEHDASFKQQDGIRYHGRDVAVMRAKLLDIPIVLGSATPSLDSLQNALGNKYQHLLLRERAGNATDAKLHIFNMKKRAVNHGLADELLTEIQSTLDKQQQVLVFINRRGFAPTLYCPDCGWIAECKRCDAKMTLHQKPPHLHCHHCDNKSALPRQCPECLSNQIHPMGVGTERLESHLSAQFNHVPVIRIDRDSTSKKDSMEALLEPVHKGEPCILIGTQMLAKGHHFPKVTLVIMVNIDSGFFSADFRAMEKTAQLVLQVSGRAGREKDQGRAYLQTEFADHPLLHLLTEENYHALSLALLDERKQQHLPPYGFQALVRADSPNPKEAEQFLYRVRELFNWHQKNNQLSGISFLGPLPSPMELRAGRFRSQLWINSPNRKLLHHFIKLVINGVYEIKGFNKVRWSLDVDPTDNL, encoded by the coding sequence ATGACGGCACCTTTTTATTTAAGTGTAGCCATACCTGCCCCACTTAATCGCAGCTTCGACTACCTGCCAGAATCGGGTTGTGACATGAGCCAGTACCAAACTGGACTTAGGGTCAATGTGCCGTTTGGACCACGCACACTGGTGGGCGTTATTGTGGATATTCGCAGCCAACCCCAAAGTGAAGGGCACAAACTTAAACCTATACAAAACCGTATCGACCACAAACCTCTACTCAGCAAAGACATCTACCAACTCGCATTGTGGCTCAACCAATATTATCACCAACCCATAGGTGAGTGCCTACATACCGTGTTGCCTGTATTGTTACGCAAAGGGCAAGCTGCTACGCCAAGCTGCGAAGCGGTTTACCGCTTGGCCAGCAGTTTAACCACAGAATCATTAGATGCACTCAAACGTGCACCCAGACAATTGGCCTTAGTTGAGCACTTACAACAACACGGCGAAACCTGGCACAAAGACTTAACCGCAGCCGGTTTTACCTCCGCCATTATTAATGGGCTCAAAGATAAAGGCCTCATTACTGAGCATCAAAAACCCAGCTTTGATGCCATCAATGGCCAAGCGATTCAGACTCACCTGACATTAAATGATGAACAGCAATCGGCTGTAACCGCAATTTCAAACCAGCACAGCTTTCAGCCCTACTTATTAGATGGGGTTACCGGCTCAGGTAAAACTGAGGTTTATCTACAAAGTATTGCGCCACATATAAAAGCAGGCAGACAAGTTTTAATCTTGGTACCTGAAATTGGCCTGACCCCACAAATGATCCAGCGTTTTGCCCAGCGTTTTGATGCCGATATTTTATTGCTGCACAGCGCACTTAATGACCGCGAGCGTTTAGACGCTTGGATCATGGCCGCCAGCCACACAAAAAGTGATCGTGCGCAAATCATCATCGGTACGCGCAGTGCAGTATTCACCCCAGCACCAAACCTTGCCATGGTCATCATTGATGAAGAGCACGACGCCAGCTTTAAACAGCAAGACGGCATTCGTTACCATGGCCGCGATGTGGCTGTCATGCGTGCCAAACTGTTAGATATTCCTATTGTGCTTGGCAGTGCCACCCCAAGTTTAGACAGCCTGCAAAACGCATTAGGCAACAAATACCAACATCTGCTTTTACGCGAACGCGCTGGCAACGCCACTGACGCCAAGCTGCATATTTTTAATATGAAAAAGCGCGCGGTGAATCACGGCCTTGCCGATGAATTACTCACAGAAATTCAAAGCACATTAGATAAACAACAACAGGTATTGGTATTTATAAACCGCCGCGGATTTGCGCCTACTTTATATTGCCCAGATTGTGGCTGGATTGCCGAATGTAAACGCTGCGATGCAAAAATGACCCTGCATCAAAAGCCGCCTCACTTGCATTGCCACCATTGTGATAATAAAAGTGCCCTGCCACGGCAATGCCCAGAATGTTTAAGCAATCAAATTCACCCCATGGGTGTGGGCACTGAGCGCTTAGAAAGCCACTTAAGTGCGCAGTTTAATCACGTACCTGTGATTCGAATTGATCGTGACAGCACATCAAAAAAAGATTCCATGGAAGCACTACTTGAGCCGGTGCATAAAGGTGAACCGTGTATTTTAATTGGCACACAAATGTTAGCCAAAGGCCATCACTTTCCAAAAGTGACCTTAGTGATTATGGTGAACATTGACAGTGGATTTTTCAGCGCTGACTTTCGCGCCATGGAAAAAACCGCACAACTTGTTTTACAAGTATCAGGGCGTGCGGGTCGTGAAAAAGATCAAGGGCGCGCATATTTGCAAACCGAATTTGCCGATCACCCACTACTGCATTTATTAACCGAAGAAAATTACCACGCATTAAGCTTGGCGTTATTAGATGAACGCAAGCAACAACATTTGCCACCTTATGGTTTTCAAGCACTTGTACGTGCGGATAGCCCTAACCCCAAAGAAGCCGAACAGTTTTTATATCGCGTGCGTGAGTTATTTAACTGGCATCAAAAAAATAACCAGCTTTCTGGCATTAGCTTTTTAGGGCCGCTGCCTTCCCCAATGGAATTACGCGCAGGACGCTTTAGAAGCCAGTTATGGATCAACAGCCCCAATCGTAAGTTGCTGCATCACTTTATTAAACTGGTGATCAATGGGGTGTATGAGATAAAGGGGTTTAATAAGGTGAGATGGAGCTTGGATGTGGACCCAACGGATAACCTTTAA
- the rpmE gene encoding 50S ribosomal protein L31 — MREGIHPTYETLEATCSCGNVVTTKSTKTGTMHLDVCSQCHPFYTGKQKTMDTGGRIDRFKKRFGGRAK; from the coding sequence ATGAGAGAAGGTATTCACCCTACTTACGAAACCCTAGAAGCAACTTGTTCTTGCGGTAACGTTGTAACCACTAAGTCTACCAAGACTGGCACTATGCACTTAGACGTATGTTCTCAGTGTCACCCATTCTACACTGGTAAGCAAAAGACTATGGATACAGGTGGTCGTATCGATCGCTTTAAGAAACGTTTCGGTGGTCGTGCTAAGTAA
- a CDS encoding malic enzyme-like NAD(P)-binding protein, with protein sequence MSDFKQDALDYHQFPKPGKISVELSKPAETSRDLSLAYSPGVAEPVKAIAEDPENAYKYTAKGNLVAVISDGTAILGLGNLGPLASKPVMEGKSLLFKRFAGVDSIDIEVESESPQAFIDTVRRIANTFGGINLEDIKAPECFEIERVLKEQCNIPVFHDDQHGTAIVTVAGMLNALEIQGKKIEDASMVVLGAGAAAISCSKLLILAGMKPENIYMLDRKGVIHSGRDDLNQYKAMFAVDTDKRTLEDAMDGADIFLGLSGPDLLAPELLKKMAPNPIVFACSNPDPEIKPELAMATRDDLIMSTGRSDYPNQVNNVLGFPFIFRGALDVRSTAINEEMKLAAAHAIANLAKEPVTQEVLTAYGVDSMEFGKDYIIPKATDSRLLGIVSNAVAQAAVDTGVASLPMPANYPLKSIADI encoded by the coding sequence ATGTCAGATTTTAAGCAAGATGCACTAGATTACCATCAGTTCCCTAAACCTGGGAAAATCAGCGTAGAGCTTTCTAAGCCTGCGGAAACTTCACGCGATCTTTCTTTAGCGTATAGCCCAGGTGTGGCAGAGCCAGTTAAAGCCATTGCAGAAGATCCAGAGAATGCATACAAGTACACTGCAAAAGGTAACCTAGTAGCGGTTATTTCTGACGGTACTGCGATTCTTGGCCTTGGTAACCTAGGTCCTTTAGCTTCTAAGCCAGTTATGGAAGGTAAGTCACTACTTTTCAAACGTTTCGCTGGTGTTGACTCAATTGATATTGAAGTTGAATCTGAAAGCCCACAAGCATTTATCGACACCGTTCGTCGCATTGCGAATACCTTTGGTGGTATTAACCTTGAAGACATCAAAGCACCTGAATGTTTTGAAATCGAACGTGTTCTTAAAGAACAGTGCAACATCCCAGTTTTCCATGATGATCAACACGGTACTGCCATCGTAACCGTTGCTGGTATGTTGAACGCCCTTGAAATTCAAGGCAAAAAAATCGAAGACGCTAGCATGGTTGTTCTAGGTGCTGGTGCGGCTGCGATTTCTTGTTCTAAATTACTTATCCTTGCGGGTATGAAGCCAGAAAATATTTACATGCTTGACCGTAAAGGTGTGATTCACTCTGGTCGTGACGATCTTAACCAATATAAAGCAATGTTTGCAGTAGATACTGACAAGCGTACATTAGAAGACGCAATGGACGGTGCTGACATCTTCCTTGGTCTTTCTGGTCCTGATCTATTAGCACCTGAGCTTCTAAAGAAAATGGCGCCAAACCCAATCGTATTTGCATGTTCTAACCCAGATCCTGAGATCAAACCTGAACTTGCCATGGCAACACGTGATGACCTAATCATGTCTACTGGTCGTTCTGATTACCCGAACCAAGTGAACAACGTTCTAGGTTTCCCATTCATCTTCCGTGGTGCATTAGACGTACGTTCTACTGCTATTAACGAAGAAATGAAACTAGCTGCGGCACACGCCATTGCTAACCTAGCCAAAGAGCCTGTGACTCAAGAAGTACTAACAGCTTATGGTGTGGATTCTATGGAATTCGGTAAAGACTACATCATCCCTAAAGCGACGGATTCTCGTCTTCTAGGGATCGTATCAAACGCAGTAGCGCAAGCAGCGGTTGATACAGGTGTGGCATCGTTGCCTATGCCTGCTAACTACCCACTTAAGTCTATCGCTGATATTTAA